Part of the Halalkalibacter krulwichiae genome is shown below.
ATATTCAAGTTTCAAAACTTCCCGATGAACACTTAAACATTTTCTATGAGCAACTAAAAACAGATAAAAACCTCTCAAGTACAAGTATTAATGATGTTCATAAACTATGTAAACAAATACTAACATACGCAGTCAAAAAGAAATTCATCACTGATAATGTTGCAAGCATCGTTGAAGCCCCACGATTAAACAAAAAGCAAATTCAAATTTGGACTTACGATGATTGTAGAAAATTTTTAGATCACGTCAAAGAGCATCGGGAATATGTTGCGTTTCTCCTTGCTTTAACAACTGGTATGAGACAAAGTGAAATATTAGCGCTAACTTGGAAACATGTTTATTTTGACAGAAATACAATATCCGTTGACCAAACATTAGAGCGTGGTACCAGTGCTCTTGATCCGAAAGTTAAATCTAAGAATAGTCAACGCAGCATCCGCGTAGACTACGAAACAATGCTAGAACTCAAAAAACAAAAAAAACGAATAACAAAAGAAAAACTCTATTTAGGTGAAGAGTACCGAGACTTTGATTTAGTAATCCCAACTACAAAAGGAACACCCATTAACCAGCGAAACCTTCTTCGAACATTTTACCGCTATATGAAAAAAGCAGGAGTAAGACAAATTGATTTTCATGATATGCGCCATACACACGCATCTATGTTGCTGCAAAATGGAGCAAACCCAAAAGCAGTTTCTGAAAGACTCGGACACGATGTTCGAACATTAATGGAAACATACGCTCACATCATGCCAAACATCCAAGAAGAAATAGCAGCAGACTTCGGTTCAGCTTTTTATCAGAAAAAAACACCCGAAAAACGAAACGCAAAATAAAGTGATCAAAATGTGATCAAAACCCTCTTCTCTCTATTCCATGCACAAAAAAACACGCCCTTTAAAATCTCAAAAGGCGCGTCATTACTAGCTTTTTAGGAAATGACCCGTACTGGGTTCGAACCAGTGACCTCCACCCTGTCAAGGTGGCGCTCTCCCAGCTGAGCTAACGGATCATGGTGTAAATTAGAATCAACAATTAATAATATAATTGTTTGATAGTGTTTTGTCAATATGTAGTTGGCGCGCCTAGTAGGACTCGAACCTACAACGCAAGAACCGGAATCTTGAATGATATCCCTTTCACCATAGGCGCAACACTAATTAGCGACATGTTCTAATATAACATAAAAGAGAGAAGTTGTAAAGGTTCTTCTCTCTTTTTACTTTTTAATCATTCAATTACTTAGCTTTTGTAGTTGAAGGTCCTTCTTCAAGCATTTTATTAAAACGTTCGCTAATGTCTTCTTCTGTATAACCAGCTTGTCCTAAGCGGCTAGCAAGGTTCTTTGCCCATAATTCTAGACGCTGAGCCATTTTCGCATACTTTTTTGACTCAGAACCTCTCTTTTCTTTCGCACGGCCTTCTGCATTAGACATTACATTTTCAACAATAAATAGACTTTTCCAAACGCCTTCTTCGTCTAGAGATTCATGAACTTCGCCTAATTCAGCTAATACTTTACGGTAGTACTCACTAAATTCTTTAAACGAAATTTCTTCTTCCATATTTAAATAAACCTGAATTTGATCATATAAAGCTTGCATGTAGTGCACACTCCTTCTTTAACTTATACTGTAGTATATCATAATTTTATCGGGATGTACCAAAAGCATAAAAAGTGACCTAAGTGTTTTCTACTTAAGTCACTTCGTTTACTCGTTATATTGTTTATTTACAATATTCATCAAATGCTTTCTCTAGTTTCTGAACGACTTGAATCGGCTCATGACCTTCAATTTCAAAACGTTCAACCATTGTCATGATCTTTCCGTCTTTTAGGAGTGCAAATGACGGAGAAGATGGTGCATAGCCTGTGAAGTATTCTCGAGCTTTAGCTGTTGCTTCCTTATCTTGCCCTGCAAACACTGTTACAAAACGATCTGGTCTTGTCTCATAATTTTTCATGTAAGCCGCTGCTGGACGTGCGATTCCACCTGCACAGCCACATACTGAGTTGATCATAACAAGTGTTGTTCCTTCTTTTGATAAGGCTGTATCTACTTCCTCAGTTGTTTGTAGCTGCTCATATCCTGCTTCTACCATTTCTTGACGCGCTGTGTTCACAACATCATTCATAAAGAAATTAAATTGCATTGTTCTCCACCTCTCATAAAATCTGTACACTTATTAGTATTGTAACCTGTTGAATAAATAAAACCAATTCTTTTGCTTAGAAAAAATGAATGATCATTATAAAAACTCAAAATTTGCTTCTAACAGGAAAAAGGAGATAGAAATACCATTTATTTCCATCTCCTTAATACATTTTTAATCATTTTCGATTTACTCGTTATTGAAGTGCTGTTTCCAATGCTTTAATGTTTTTTCTCATTAAACTAAAGTAATCTTCGCCATTTTCAACATCTTCCTGTACAAGTGCTTCAAGATTATGAAGATAAAGAGCTTCTGCCCCTACTTCCCCTTTTACAACCTCAGCTATTTTTGTTGGAATATTTTGTTCAAACATCACATATTCTAGGCCGTATTGATCAGCTAATTCAATAATATCCTGAATTTGACGCTGTGAAGGTTCATTTGTTGGTGAAATACCCGAGATCCCAATTTGCACAATGTCATAACGGTCTTCCCAATACCCATAACCTGCGTGAGATACTAAGAAAGTATCTTTCTCTGCCGCATCTACCATCGCTTGAAATTCTTGATCAATCACTTCTAATTCTGTTTTAACCTCTTCAAAATTAGCTGAGAAGAAATCTTCTTGTTCAGGCATTAATTCAATTAATACGTTCTTAATATTCTCTGCAAGAGTAATAGAAAGAATTGGATCTAGCCATACATGTGGATCTTCATCATGGTCATGTGCATGCTCATCATGATTATGATCGTGATCATGCTCTTCTTCATGTGCATGCTCATCATGATTATGATCGTGATCATGCTCTTCTTCATGTGCATGCTCATCATGATTATGATCGTGATCATAATCAAGTAAATCGATTCCTTCTGATGCTGTGACGATGGCTATGCTCTCACCATCCACCGTTTCAACTAAAGCATCTACAAACCCTTCAAGTCCTGCACCATTATAAATAAACGCATCAGCTTCAGCAACACTAATCATTTCTCTGGCTGTAGGTTCAAATGTATGTGCGTCTGCACCAACCGGAACAAGATTTGTTACATTAACGAATTCTCCACCAATTTTATTAGCGAAGTCTTCTAACGGAAATATTGTTGTATAAATTTCCAATACCTCCATTGACTCTTGATCAACATCCTCGGTTGTTGACTGTTGTTCTTCTTGCTCATTTCCACCACAAGCGGCAAGAAACACTGTAAGAACAAGTAAAAAAGCGAATATACTAGATAATTTTCTCATGACTAACTCCTTTCGTAACGATTCCGTTTTATCACAGTTATGAATTATATCGTAATCTTTCCGATTTGTAAATAACAATTTCTGATTAAAAGTTGGTACTTTTTATGTTATGACTTCAATAAAAAAGATTCTCTTAAGAAGTCGTAATGGACCTTCTTAGAGAATCTCAGTAGGTTGGGAGGTTACCGAACTGTTCCTTTTGATTATTTAAAAAGTTTAGACTTAAAGCGCATTAGTCAAATTTAACCGCTTTTTATAAATTCCATTCAGCTTTTCATAATGATCAAATATTTGGGGTAACAATGCTCCTATTTGTTCTTCATCTCTTT
Proteins encoded:
- a CDS encoding site-specific integrase, which produces MYQVDLGTDPATGKRLQKLQRGFDTKKEAEAACAKLINQYSQGSYAPPKKLLMHELVDKWILSKKKIRDTTLTKYKRLLKNHIIPALGYIQVSKLPDEHLNIFYEQLKTDKNLSSTSINDVHKLCKQILTYAVKKKFITDNVASIVEAPRLNKKQIQIWTYDDCRKFLDHVKEHREYVAFLLALTTGMRQSEILALTWKHVYFDRNTISVDQTLERGTSALDPKVKSKNSQRSIRVDYETMLELKKQKKRITKEKLYLGEEYRDFDLVIPTTKGTPINQRNLLRTFYRYMKKAGVRQIDFHDMRHTHASMLLQNGANPKAVSERLGHDVRTLMETYAHIMPNIQEEIAADFGSAFYQKKTPEKRNAK
- a CDS encoding BrxA/BrxB family bacilliredoxin, translated to MQFNFFMNDVVNTARQEMVEAGYEQLQTTEEVDTALSKEGTTLVMINSVCGCAGGIARPAAAYMKNYETRPDRFVTVFAGQDKEATAKAREYFTGYAPSSPSFALLKDGKIMTMVERFEIEGHEPIQVVQKLEKAFDEYCK
- a CDS encoding metal ABC transporter solute-binding protein, Zn/Mn family, with the translated sequence MRKLSSIFAFLLVLTVFLAACGGNEQEEQQSTTEDVDQESMEVLEIYTTIFPLEDFANKIGGEFVNVTNLVPVGADAHTFEPTAREMISVAEADAFIYNGAGLEGFVDALVETVDGESIAIVTASEGIDLLDYDHDHNHDEHAHEEEHDHDHNHDEHAHEEEHDHDHNHDEHAHDHDEDPHVWLDPILSITLAENIKNVLIELMPEQEDFFSANFEEVKTELEVIDQEFQAMVDAAEKDTFLVSHAGYGYWEDRYDIVQIGISGISPTNEPSQRQIQDIIELADQYGLEYVMFEQNIPTKIAEVVKGEVGAEALYLHNLEALVQEDVENGEDYFSLMRKNIKALETALQ